The Glycine soja cultivar W05 chromosome 6, ASM419377v2, whole genome shotgun sequence genome has a window encoding:
- the LOC114417195 gene encoding dihydroorotase, mitochondrial-like, which translates to MELTITQPDDWHLHLRDGSLLQAVLPHSAKQFGRAIVMPNLKPPITTTSAAVAYRESILKAIPKDSNFNPLMTLYLTDMTTPDEIKLAKKSGLVYGVKLYPAGATTNSQDGVTDIFGNCFSVLEEMAEKNLPLLVHGEVTNSNIDIFDREKVFIETILEPLVQRLPQLKVVMEHITTADAVKFVESCKEGYVAATVTPQHLLLNRNALFQSGLQPHNYCLPVLKREIHRQAIVSAVTSGSKRFFLGTDSAPHDRRNKECSCGCAGIYNSPVALSLYAKVFEEAGALDKLEAFTSFNGPDFYGLPRNKLKIRLRKAPWKVPDYLSFPFGDIVPMFAGETLEWEALPC; encoded by the exons ATGGAGCTCACTATTACACAACCTGATGATTGGCATCTTCACCTCCGTGATGGTTCCCTTCTTCAAGCAGTTCTCCCTCACAG TGCAAAACAATTTGGAAGGGCCATAGTGATGCCAAATTTGAAACCACCCATCACTACCACGTCCGCTGCTGTTGCTTATCGAGAGTCCATTTTGAAAGCAATACCTAAAGATAGCAACTTCAATCCTCTCATGACACTTTACCTCACTGACATGACTACTCCTGATGAGATTAAACTTGCAA AAAAAAGTGGACTTGTTTATGGTGTGAAGTTGTATCCTGCTGGTGCTACAACAAACTCCCAAGATGGTGTTACAGACATTTTTGGAAATTGTTTTTCTGTTCTCGAGGAAATGGCTGAGAAAAATTTACCAttattg GTTCACGGAGAGGTTACAAATTCAAACATTGATATTTTTGACCGAGAAAAAGTCTTCATTGAAACAATTTTAGAGCCTTTAGTTCAAAGACTTCCACAGCTGAAGGTTGTGATGGAGCATATTACTACCGCAGATGCTGTTAAATTTGTAGAGTCTTGCAAAGAAG GTTATGTAGCAGCAACTGTTACACCACAGCATCTTCTTCTGAATCGTAATGCTTTGTTCCAAAGTGGCTTACAGCCTCACAATTACTGTCTTCCAGTGCTCAAAAGAGAGATCCATA GACAGGCTATTGTTTCGGCTGTCACTAGTGGAAGTAAACGATTTTTCCTTGGAACTGATAGTGCTCCACATGATAGGCGTAATAAGGAATGTTCCTGTGGATGTGCTGGCATATACAACTCACCGGTCGCTCTATCTCTATATGCCAAAGTTTTTGAAGAG GCTGGTGCACTTGATAAGCTAGAGGCTTTTACAAGCTTTAACGGACCTGACTTCTATGGCCTCCCCAGAAACAAGTTAAAGATTAGACTGAGGAAAGCTCCTTGGAAAGTACCTGATTATTTGTCGTTTCCATTTGGAGACATTGTTCCCATGTTTGCTGGTGAAACCCTTGAATGGGAGGCATTGCCTTGCTGA
- the LOC114417194 gene encoding O-acyltransferase WSD1-like, translated as MDQFYEEVQEPVSPHGHYFNSSVICSYVFGFLEMAVPIDDSQTIPLLEDVFLPINPRFSSIMIRDQAGKMRWKRVQVNPEEHVKVPRFPECNSAELYDHYFDEYVTRILNERTPQNKPLWEVHLIKYPTSNAAGTIIFKFHHSLGDGYSLMGALLSCLQRTDDPSLPLTFPSRVSSNPQHAKKTMFKKLHSVISSFFSSMLDFGSSVIKAKMIEDDKTPIRSGYEGTKPQHFTLSNISLSLDHIKAIKSNLGVTINDVITGIIFYGIRLYMQEIDYMTRKANSTALVVLNTRNIRGYQSVKEMQKPKVKGLWGNKISFLQIPIPKLDQPKISNPLEFVWNARKQIKRKKHSFSVYLIGLLLDLEMKLRGPEVASKTFYNTLGNCSVLISNMFGPLEQMALANHPVRGVYFAMSGGPQNVNVAIMSYVGELRITLKTLKGFIDEQKFKFCIEKAFDEIFKDAMEIYEIPNKN; from the exons ATGGACCAATTCTATGAAGAGGTTCAAGAGCCAGTGAGTCCTCATGGACATTATTTCAACAGTTCGGTGATATGTTCCtatgtttttggctttcttGAAATGGCAGTTCCAATTGATGACTCACAGACTATACCTTTGCTTGAAGATGTCTTCCTCCCCATCAACCCACGTTTCTCCTCTATTATG ATCAGAGACCAAGCTGGTAAAATGAGATGGAAAAGGGTGCAAGTGAATCCTGAAGAGCATGTAAAGGTTCCTAGATTTCCTGAATGCAATTCAGCAGAATTGTATGACCATTattttgatgaatatgtgacAAGGATTCTAAATGAACGGACACCTCAGAACAAGCCACTATGGGAAGTCCACCTTATTAAGTATCCAACAAGCAATGCTGCAggcacaataattttcaaatttcatcaTTCGCTTGGAGATGGTTATTCCCTCATGGGTGCCCTTCTTTCTTGCCTTCAAAGAACTGATGACCCTTCTCTTCCACTTACTTTTCCTTCAAGAGTATCATCAAATCCGCAGCATGCAAAGAAAACCATGTTTAAGAAGTTACATTCAGTGATATCCTCCTTTTTTAGCTCCATGTTAGATTTTGGATCTAGCGTAATAAAGGCAAAAATGATTGAAGATGACAAAACACCCATAAGGTCTGGATATGAAGGAACTAAGCCTCAGCATTTCACCTTGTCAAACATATCATTATCTCTTGATCATATCAAAGCAATCAAGTCCAATCTTGGAGTG ACAATAAATGATGTGATAACTGGGATAATTTTCTATGGGATTCGGTTGTACATGCAAGAGATTGACTACATGACAAGAAAAGCAAATTCCACAGCTTTGGTGGTGCTCAACACAAGGAATATTAGAGGGTACCAATCAGTGAAGGAGATGCAAAAACCAAAGGTCAAAGGTCTATGGGGGAATAAAATTTCTTTCTTACAAATACCAATTCCAAAGCTAGACCAACCCAAAATCTCCAACCCTCTTGAGTTTGTTTGGAATGCTCGTAAACAAATCAAGAGAAAGAAACATTCTTTCAGCGTTTATCTCATAGGTCTGCTTTTGGATTTGGAGATGAAATTAAGAGGCCCTGAG GTTGCATCTAAAACCTTCTACAATACTCTGGGAAACTGTAGTGTTCTTATATCCAACATGTTTGGGCCATTAGAGCAAATGGCTTTAGCAAATCATCCTGTAAGAGGTGTTTATTTCGCCATGTCTGGTGGACCTCAG AATGTAAACGTAGCAATTATGAGCTATGTGGGAGAATTAAGAATCACCTTGAAAACTCTAAAGGGATTCATAGATGAACAGAAATTCAAGTTTTGCATTGAGAAAGCCTTTGATGAAATATTCAAAGATGCTATGGAGATCTATGAGATacccaacaaaaattaa